In the Terriglobia bacterium genome, CGAGTTCCCGATAGCCTCCAGATGCCTCTCCAGTGTGTCGTTCCGGCGCGCTTCGGCGTTTACAAACTTCGTTCGCAGCGCCTCGACCTGGTGCCGGATTTTCTGCCTGGAGGTATCCAGCGCCCCTGCGAGGGTTGAATCTACCGCGGTCAAAGTGGGACCGAGCGTCTCTAATTCGGCCTCGATCTTCTCACGGACCCTATCGAATACTTCCACTCCGTGGACGCTCGCTACTGCTTTCCGGCGCAGAAAGTCACGGCCTCGAAAGACCTCCAGGAAGTCGATGCCGTACTTCGCCAGCGTGCGGGAAACGCGGCTTTCCAGTACAGTGGCACTGATCCGCGGATAGACCGGTGGAACCTGGCGTCCAAGCGCATCGTAGACGGCGGCCGCTTGAGCGAAGTACGCGACCTCCGCCGGGCCTCCGACATAGGCAGCCGTCGGAAACATCGAATCCTGCATCACAGGACGAACCAGAACATTGGCACTCAGTTGAAGCTCCTGGCTGAGTTCCTCGGGCCGGAGCGCCTGCCGCGACTTCCCGCGGTAGGCAAACAGCCCGGTAAAGTTTTTATCAACCTTCACCTGCTCGTGGTACCCGGCTTCAGACAATTCGCGGCCGCGGGCCTGAACTGCCGCCAGGAGTCTGGAATGGTCTCGAACAGCATCGACGAGCGTCGGCTGCGCCAGCAGCCGCAGCTCAGGATTCAACGGATTCGCGAGGATCAGACCGGAGCCTTCGAAAAGTTTCTCGAGCATCGCGGAAAATGCATCGACCGGGGAAACACCGGGACGGTAGGAACACTCCAGCAGCTCTCGAAGCTGCGGCTGGAACTCGGACTCCGGCAGGCTCGAGAGGCATGTCGAGATCGCGCCGGAGACGTCGCCGCCCAGCTTGAGCCAGCCTACCGGCGAGGATTCCGTATTCGAGAGATCGACGCGAAGATGGGTCAGACCGGAATCACGATCGAGGACGTATGCCGACTCGATTTCCTGAAAGTCGTGATCCTCCGACGCTATCCAGAACACAGGAACCGCCGGCACTCCTGCGGCATCGAGCGCTTTCGCGAGTTTGATGGCGGTGACCGCTTTGAGGATGGTGTAGTTCGGCCCGGCAAACAGCGCCGCCTGCTGTCCGGTGATGACGGCGGCGGCGCCGGCTGCAAGTTTCTCGATCGAGCGCTTGTCGCCGCCAAGACCTGCGCATAAGCGGTCACGATGGCCGCGTTCGAGCGGCTTGCGTTCACGCGCAAACGCCGCAATCGATTCGATCGAATATGAGCGTGGATAGAATTTCCGCAGCCGCGCCGGATCGCCGACATAGTCAAGGAAGAGCGCCGACATTTGCGGCAGACTCCCAAACGGAATACGTGTCATGAGATTTCGGTGATTTCGCTGTTCATGCGCCGCAGGATCTGCGCGAGTTCCTCACGCGGTTCAGGCTTGAGCGGAAGCAGCGGGCGGCGAGGCATGCCACCCTCGAGGCCTTGAAGCTCCATTGCGGCTTTGAGACCCGCTATTCCATTGGTCCCGGTAACCGCAACCGCGGACGGCGCAATGATGCGCTGAATGTTCCCGGCCTTCGCG is a window encoding:
- the bshC gene encoding bacillithiol biosynthesis cysteine-adding enzyme BshC, coding for MTRIPFGSLPQMSALFLDYVGDPARLRKFYPRSYSIESIAAFARERKPLERGHRDRLCAGLGGDKRSIEKLAAGAAAVITGQQAALFAGPNYTILKAVTAIKLAKALDAAGVPAVPVFWIASEDHDFQEIESAYVLDRDSGLTHLRVDLSNTESSPVGWLKLGGDVSGAISTCLSSLPESEFQPQLRELLECSYRPGVSPVDAFSAMLEKLFEGSGLILANPLNPELRLLAQPTLVDAVRDHSRLLAAVQARGRELSEAGYHEQVKVDKNFTGLFAYRGKSRQALRPEELSQELQLSANVLVRPVMQDSMFPTAAYVGGPAEVAYFAQAAAVYDALGRQVPPVYPRISATVLESRVSRTLAKYGIDFLEVFRGRDFLRRKAVASVHGVEVFDRVREKIEAELETLGPTLTAVDSTLAGALDTSRQKIRHQVEALRTKFVNAEARRNDTLERHLEAIGNSIFPDKKFQERVLNVTSFLVRYGFGFTRRLEEALNLDSREHQVIEI